Proteins encoded in a region of the Bacillota bacterium genome:
- a CDS encoding helix-turn-helix transcriptional regulator, giving the protein MSERFILTRDLRARRMERGLTAAEVAHATGVAVWHVLARERGSALPPKLRARLAACLLAHRIATEGAGERKG; this is encoded by the coding sequence ATGAGTGAGCGGTTCATCCTAACACGAGATCTCAGGGCACGTCGCATGGAACGCGGCCTCACAGCGGCTGAAGTCGCCCATGCTACCGGGGTGGCCGTCTGGCACGTGTTGGCGCGGGAGCGCGGCAGCGCTCTCCCGCCGAAGCTGCGAGCCCGACTTGCCGCCTGCCTCTTGGCCCACCGCATAGCAACCGAAGGCGCCGGCGAACGGAAGGGGTGA